The following are encoded in a window of Ricinus communis isolate WT05 ecotype wild-type chromosome 4, ASM1957865v1, whole genome shotgun sequence genomic DNA:
- the LOC8268849 gene encoding GRAS family protein RAD1, with protein MEAMNGWLSFPMYESFNHDLAIRRFCPARMEQEQGSGEWEETVMNEFELLSPSDDATSTPHDLAASEVDELVDSFINVDHQDNGHDDHHQSPDDLEYQDHFDHFQHDEMVETFSMLNDIFVDVPMMIGGGDLEMSTGSIENSAAVGPGMVPSMEEVSYGVDRGLHLVHLLLACAEAVGCRDTQLANSVLAQIWASVNPFGDSLQRVSYCFALGLRSRLSLLQNATSNGTFANAAIEVSLITREEKMEAFQLLYQTTPYVAFGFMAANEAICEAARGKDALHVIDLGMDHTLQWPSFIRTLASRPEGPPKVRITGLINDHQNLLELEASMKVLAEDASSLGVSLEFNMILESVTPSLLTRENLNLRDGEALFFNSIMHLHKFVKESRGSLKAILQAIKRLSPTLLTVVEQDANHNGPFFLGRFLESLHYYSAIFDSLEASLLPRNSRQRMKIEKLHFAEEIRNIVAYEGCDRIERHERADQWRRQLGRAGFQVMGLKCMSQARMMLSVYGCDGYTLASDKGSLLLGWKGRPIMLASAWKAHNVPSS; from the coding sequence ATGGAAGCCATGAATGGCTGGCTCTCCTTCCCCATGTACGAAAGTTTCAATCATGATCTTGCCATTCGAAGGTTTTGCCCAGCTCGAATGGAGCAAGAACAAGGAAGTGGAGAGTGGGAAGAAACAGTAATGAATGAGTTTGAACTTCTTTCTCCTTCTGATGATGCCACCAGCACTCCTCATGACTTAGCTGCTTCTGAGGTGGATGAATTGGTGGATAGTTTCATTAATGTGGATCACCAAGACAACGGACATGATGATCACCACCAATCACCTGATGATCTCGAATACCAAGATCATTTCGATCACTTCCAACACGATGAGATGGTGGAGACATTTTCGATGTTGAACGATATTTTTGTAGATGTTCCAATGATGATAGGAGGGGGTGACTTAGAGATGAGCACTGGCTCAATTGAAAACTCTGCTGCTGTTGGTCCTGGTATGGTGCCTAGTATGGAAGAGGTTAGTTATGGTGTAGATCGAGGCCTTCACTTAGTGCACTTATTGTTGGCTTGTGCTGAAGCTGTGGGCTGTAGAGACACACAATTGGCAAACTCAGTGCTCGCCCAAATTTGGGCTTCAGTTAACCCTTTTGGTGATTCTTTGCAAAGAGTTTCCTATTGCTTCGCGTTGGGTTTGAGATCAAGATTGTCACTCCTTCAGAATGCGACCTCAAATGGCACATTCGCTAATGCTGCCATAGAAGTGTCGTTGATCACTAGGGAAGAGAAAATGGAAGCTTTTCAACTCCTTTACCAAACAACTCCTTACGTTGCTTTTGGTTTCATGGCTGCAAATGAAGCTATATGTGAAGCAGCAAGAGGGAAGGACGCATTGCATGTGATTGATCTAGGAATGGATCACACCCTTCAGTGGCCTTCTTTTATCAGAACTCTAGCTTCTAGACCTGAGGGACCACCGAAAGTCAGAATTACAGGATTAATCAATGATCATCAAAATTTGTTAGAGCTTGAAGCTAGCATGAAAGTACTAGCAGAGGATGCTAGCTCGCTAGGCGTCTCATTGGAGTTCAACATGATATTAGAGTCAGTGACTCCATCACTTCTAACAAGAGAGAATCTTAACCTGAGAGACGGGGAAgcattatttttcaatagCATCATGCATCTGCACAAATTTGTGAAAGAGAGTAGAGGCTCCCTCAAGGCAATCCTCCAAGCAATCAAGAGACTGAGTCCAACATTGCTCACTGTGGTGGAACAAGATGCAAACCATAATGGTCCCTTTTTTCTTGGGAGATTTCTTGAATCTCTACATTACTATTCAGCCATTTTCGATTCCCTTGAGGCCAGTCTTCTTCCACGAAATAGCCGGCAAAGGATGAAGATAGAGAAGCTTCACTTTGCAGAGGAGATTCGGAATATTGTAGCTTATGAAGGTTGTGATAGGATTGAGAGGCATGAAAGGGCAGACCAATGGAGAAGGCAATTAGGAAGAGCTGGATTTCAAGTAATGGGGTTGAAGTGCATGAGCCAAGCTAGAATGATGCTGTCTGTCTATGGCTGTGATGGTTATACTCTTGCAAGTGATAAGGGTAGTCTTCTCCTTGGATGGAAAGGAAGGCCCATCATGTTAGCATCTGCATGGAAAGCGCATAATGTTCCTTCTTCCTAA